The nucleotide sequence GGCGGGCGAGAGCCAGGCGATTCTGGGGAAGGGCGGCGCGGTGACACTGCGGGCCTTCCTGGTGCAGCACGGCAAGATCCCGGCGCTCGGCTATCGCATTGGCAATGCCGCCTACACGCCCGACCTCAACGACATCCCGCGCGAGAGCTGGGAGGCGCTGGAAAATCTCGATCTGTGGATCGTCGACGGGCTGCGCTACACCGGCCATTCCAGCCACTTCAGCATCAACGACGCGCTGTCCTGGATCGCGCGATTCAAGCCGAGGCGCGCCGTCATCACCAACATGACGGCCGATGTCGACTACGAGGTGATCCGGCAGTCGCTGCCCGCGGGCGTGGTGCCAGCCTATGATGGGCTGCGGCTGGAGACGCACTGAACCTCCAGTTGAGATCGCGGCCCAAGCCGGCATATTCCTTGCTTTCGCGGGCCGCATCATGTTGGTCTAACGTCTCAAAGACAGGTGTCGGACAGGGACGATAATCAAGAAGAGCCGGCGGCGCGTGACGCCCGATCGTCGGGTTCGTTTACACTAGCGTCATCTGAGAATGGGGAACGCGTTGGCGGGACATGACGACGTAGCGGCTGCGGGATTGATCCGACGCACTCTGGATCTTCTCTATCTTTGCGCAGGCTATGCGGCCGGAATCTTCCTGGTTGCGATTTTCGCGATCATGATGGTCATGTCGGTCGGACGGCAATTTGCCCTCAACATTCCGGCCGGCGACGACTTCGCCTCGTGGTGCATGGCGGCAATGGCATTTCTCGGTCTCGCCCACACCTTCAAGCGCGGCGAGATGATACGCGTCGGTCTCGTGCTGGAGCGCTTGCACGGGCGGAAGAAACAGCTCGCTGAGATCGTCGCGCTCGGCATTGCGGCTGCCTTCGTTCTCTACTTTACCCGACACGCCGTGCAGATGACTTACGACTCCTGGCGCTTCAACGACGTGGCACAAGGCGTCGTCGCGCTTCCGCTCTGGATTCCGCAGCTTGGTTTTGCCTCAGGTCTTGCAATTCTGTCGATCGCAGTGGCCGACGAGATGATCAACGTGCTCCGTGGCAATCGGCCGAGTTACGAGAAGGGTTCTCCAGACGAGAGCCCGGAAGAGTTCGTCGAACGCATATCGCAGGGCGGCGGGGGCTGACCATGGCCAATCTCGGCATGATCGAACTGTCGTTCATTCTGCTCGGTGTCATGATCCTGCTCCTGGCGAGCGGGGTCTGGATCGCCGTCGCGCTCGGCCTCGTCGGCTTTGTGGCGATGGCACTGACCACGAGCCTGCCGCTCGGCACGGTGCTTGCGACCACGACCTGGAGTGCAAGCGCCTCCTGGACGCTTGCGGCGCTGCCGTTGTTCATCTGGATGGGAGAAATCCTCTTTCGCACCAAATTGTCGGAGGAAATGTTCCGCGGCCTGTCGCCCTGGGTTCAGTGGCTCCCGGGACGGCTGACCCATGTGAACGTGATCGGATGCGGCATCTTTGCGGCGGTGTCGGGCTCCTCGGCCGCGACCTGCGCGACCATCGGCAAGATCGCACTACCCGAACTCGACAAGCGCGGCTACGACAAGGGCCTCAGCCTCGGCTCGCTTGCAGGCTCCGGCACGCTCGGACTGCTGATTCCGCCTTCGATTCCGATGGTGGTGTACGCGGTCACGGCGAACGTCTCGGTGCTGCAGGTGTTCCTCGGCGGCTTCCTGCCGGGGGCGCTCGTCATGGGCCTCTACTCCGGCTACATCGTTCTATGGTCGCTGCTCAATCCGAAGAAGATACCGCCGCGTGATCCGCCGATGCCGTTTCGCCGGAAGCTGCAGGAATCCGCCAAGCTGGTTCCCTGTCTGATTCTGATCCTCGCAGTCTTCTTTTCGCTCGTACTCGGCTTTGCCACTGCGACCGAATGCGCCGCATGGGGCGTTGCAGGCGCGCTCCTGCTTGCGTGGTGGAGCGGTACGCTCACGCGCAAGAACTTCTTCGAGAGCGTGATGAGCGCGACGCGGCTGACCTGCATGATCATGCTGATCCTGGCGGGTGCGGCCTATACCACAGCCGCGATGGCCTATACCGGCATTCCGGCGGCACTCGCCACCTGGGTCAAGGGGCAGGAGCTGACACCCAGCATGCTCGCGCTGTATCTGAGCGTCATGTACATCATTCTCGGCTGCCTGATCGACGGCATCTCGATGATTGTGCTGACCGCCGTGATTGTGCTGCCGATGGTGAAGCAGGCCGGGCTCGACCTCGTCTGGTTCGGGGTCTACCTCATCATTCACGTCGAGATGGCGCAGATCACGCCGCCGGTCGGTTTCAACCTGTTCGTGCTCCAGAACATGAGCGGGCGCGATACCCTGACCGTTGCGCGGGCGGCGTTCCCGTTCTTCGTCCTGTTGCTTGCCGCCGTGTTCATCATCACCGAATAT is from Bradyrhizobium sp. ISRA430 and encodes:
- a CDS encoding TRAP transporter small permease; the protein is MGNALAGHDDVAAAGLIRRTLDLLYLCAGYAAGIFLVAIFAIMMVMSVGRQFALNIPAGDDFASWCMAAMAFLGLAHTFKRGEMIRVGLVLERLHGRKKQLAEIVALGIAAAFVLYFTRHAVQMTYDSWRFNDVAQGVVALPLWIPQLGFASGLAILSIAVADEMINVLRGNRPSYEKGSPDESPEEFVERISQGGGG
- a CDS encoding TRAP transporter large permease subunit → MANLGMIELSFILLGVMILLLASGVWIAVALGLVGFVAMALTTSLPLGTVLATTTWSASASWTLAALPLFIWMGEILFRTKLSEEMFRGLSPWVQWLPGRLTHVNVIGCGIFAAVSGSSAATCATIGKIALPELDKRGYDKGLSLGSLAGSGTLGLLIPPSIPMVVYAVTANVSVLQVFLGGFLPGALVMGLYSGYIVLWSLLNPKKIPPRDPPMPFRRKLQESAKLVPCLILILAVFFSLVLGFATATECAAWGVAGALLLAWWSGTLTRKNFFESVMSATRLTCMIMLILAGAAYTTAAMAYTGIPAALATWVKGQELTPSMLALYLSVMYIILGCLIDGISMIVLTAVIVLPMVKQAGLDLVWFGVYLIIHVEMAQITPPVGFNLFVLQNMSGRDTLTVARAAFPFFVLLLAAVFIITEYPQIVLFLPKLAFPD